Proteins co-encoded in one Halostella salina genomic window:
- a CDS encoding PAS domain S-box protein, giving the protein MTTDGLDADLFKRVPDGALASDPETGEILAVNEKLCELLGVEQSAVRGTTLSSHTATGHRMSDSIVGSNRLSQPDDGPVQWTWPLETASEDVFLLAAHSTVVTVDDVDVVLTTVRPISERPERETELAEARTRYRRILDHLSDYVVILSEPGVIEYASPGVEETLGYAPDAVVGTDAFEYVVPEDRERVRSAFVDQLETPGAEHRVDYRVRASDGSIKWTEARGGNYLDDPLIDGIMVTIRDVTERKQRERTLSYRTALFEAVTESIDAGVLVVGTDREILWYNAQFREMWDLPKEVLKNTVDNERAIEQVLDTVVNPERFREATEELYEPPYEAARTEIELIDGRWFDRYTAPVVDEDGTRYGLLSLTRDVTDRKRYETRIETQNRRLERLADVIAHDIQTPLSTATKLLQLLELELEEPDESVAEPIARLGATLDRLESFADHLPRLARESTDVETAVECSLADIAADAWAVTDTGDLELELGGDRTLAGDPTRLQQLFENLFGNVREYGVERVHGEATATTVWIEPTETGFAVADDGPGVPESVRDDIFEYGVSTGDGAGIGLAIVRTIVEAHGWSIRVTDGPSGGAKFVVDTT; this is encoded by the coding sequence ATGACTACGGACGGCCTCGATGCCGATCTCTTCAAGCGGGTCCCCGACGGCGCACTCGCCTCGGATCCCGAAACGGGCGAGATCTTGGCGGTCAACGAGAAGCTCTGTGAACTGCTCGGGGTCGAACAGTCCGCCGTCCGGGGAACGACTCTCTCATCTCACACCGCGACAGGCCACCGGATGTCCGACTCGATAGTCGGCTCCAACCGACTCTCCCAGCCCGACGACGGGCCGGTCCAGTGGACTTGGCCGCTGGAAACGGCCAGCGAAGACGTGTTCCTCCTAGCGGCCCACAGCACCGTGGTGACGGTCGATGACGTCGACGTCGTGTTGACGACGGTCCGGCCGATCAGCGAACGACCGGAGCGAGAAACCGAACTGGCCGAGGCACGAACGCGGTACCGTCGGATACTCGACCACTTATCGGATTACGTGGTGATCCTCTCGGAACCGGGCGTCATCGAGTACGCGTCACCGGGCGTCGAAGAGACGCTCGGATACGCGCCCGACGCGGTCGTCGGTACGGACGCGTTCGAGTACGTGGTACCGGAGGATCGGGAGAGAGTGCGGTCCGCGTTCGTGGACCAACTCGAAACGCCCGGTGCGGAGCATCGGGTCGACTACCGCGTCCGAGCGAGTGACGGGTCGATCAAGTGGACCGAGGCCCGCGGCGGCAACTATCTGGACGACCCGTTGATCGACGGGATCATGGTGACAATCCGTGACGTCACCGAGCGCAAGCAACGCGAGCGGACACTCAGCTACCGCACAGCTCTGTTCGAGGCGGTCACCGAGTCCATCGACGCAGGCGTACTCGTCGTCGGGACCGACCGCGAAATACTCTGGTACAACGCCCAGTTCCGGGAGATGTGGGACCTTCCGAAAGAGGTCCTCAAGAACACAGTCGACAACGAGCGGGCGATCGAGCAGGTGCTCGACACCGTCGTGAATCCGGAGCGCTTCCGGGAGGCAACGGAGGAGCTGTACGAGCCCCCCTACGAGGCGGCACGCACGGAAATCGAACTGATCGACGGACGCTGGTTCGACCGGTACACCGCGCCTGTCGTCGACGAGGACGGCACCCGCTACGGCCTGTTGTCACTCACGCGCGATGTCACTGATCGCAAGCGCTACGAGACGCGCATCGAGACGCAGAATCGTCGGCTGGAGCGGCTGGCGGACGTAATCGCCCACGACATACAGACGCCACTGTCGACGGCCACGAAACTCCTGCAGTTGCTCGAGTTGGAACTGGAAGAGCCGGACGAGTCCGTCGCCGAACCCATCGCACGTCTCGGAGCGACGCTGGACCGCCTCGAGAGCTTTGCCGACCACCTGCCGCGGTTGGCCAGAGAGAGTACGGACGTCGAGACGGCCGTCGAGTGTTCGCTCGCTGATATCGCCGCCGACGCGTGGGCGGTGACCGACACCGGCGACCTCGAACTCGAACTGGGCGGGGACCGGACGTTAGCGGGGGATCCGACCCGTCTTCAGCAACTGTTCGAGAACCTTTTCGGCAACGTTCGCGAGTACGGTGTCGAGCGGGTTCATGGGGAGGCCACCGCGACGACGGTTTGGATCGAACCGACGGAGACGGGCTTTGCCGTCGCCGATGACGGTCCGGGTGTGCCCGAGTCGGTGCGGGACGATATCTTCGAGTACGGCGTGTCGACGGGAGACGGCGCCGGCATCGGTCTCGCAATCGTCCGGACGATCGTCGAGGCCCACGGCTGGTCGATTCGCGTGACCGACGGTCCCAGCGGTGGCGCAAAGTTCGTAGTCGATACGACCTGA
- a CDS encoding helix-turn-helix domain-containing protein encodes MTVSSRTSTDSAVIPEEVTVLLVDDDEHWAWATGELLEREGDFDVELAHSLAAGRERFAELDPDCVVSDYQLGDGDGLELLATVHEADPDRPFVLVTGRGDESVASEAIGRGVTDYVRKGEDDAGEVLASKVATGVHTYRTDRALQRQRRTKTAVLDVLRDTASEAALCRQFCRRLVEDDAYAMAWIGTAEPDGTIRPRTSAGHDDYLDAVTTTDGLQEGEPVRRVNLENETVVVSDLDGKAASAEWARVARNCGFESVIATPIQYEGVQSGALGVYLSSTPPDPDEARVVEEYAETVGYALRSLDRKRSLLADQSVRVEVTVSDPGVPLLALAGTLPGTPRIECPSVVGRTDGSTVYLCHFDGHSPEAVATAATDVSTVTVDDVDVSDGSVRCAVVAEPPTPEEVLGSQGVRFERTIVEDGTATVRGRVGEEQPVSGFRSALEREFEGVSVQTIWTDDDSDLVTTHPFDDLTDKQREYLRHAFHEGYFDRPRGANGTEIAERLGIARQTFTQHLRTAQRKVVDRLLDEWHSG; translated from the coding sequence ATGACCGTCTCCTCTCGCACGTCGACCGACAGCGCGGTGATACCGGAGGAGGTGACGGTGCTACTGGTCGACGACGACGAGCACTGGGCGTGGGCGACCGGCGAACTCCTCGAGCGGGAGGGCGACTTCGACGTCGAACTCGCACACAGTCTCGCGGCGGGCAGGGAGCGGTTCGCCGAACTCGATCCGGACTGCGTCGTCTCGGACTACCAGCTGGGTGACGGCGACGGACTGGAACTCTTGGCGACCGTTCACGAAGCGGATCCCGATCGTCCGTTCGTGCTCGTTACCGGCCGGGGCGACGAGAGCGTCGCCAGCGAGGCCATCGGCCGCGGCGTAACCGACTACGTCCGCAAGGGCGAGGACGACGCCGGCGAGGTGCTCGCGAGCAAGGTCGCGACCGGGGTCCACACCTATCGCACCGACCGCGCACTACAACGCCAGCGCCGGACCAAGACGGCCGTCCTCGACGTCCTCCGGGACACCGCGAGCGAGGCGGCCCTCTGCCGGCAGTTCTGCCGCCGTCTCGTCGAGGACGACGCGTACGCGATGGCCTGGATCGGGACCGCCGAGCCTGACGGAACTATCCGTCCCCGAACGAGCGCCGGTCACGACGATTATCTGGATGCCGTGACGACGACCGACGGGCTCCAGGAGGGCGAACCCGTCCGGCGAGTCAACTTGGAAAACGAGACGGTCGTCGTCTCGGACCTCGACGGCAAGGCGGCGTCCGCAGAGTGGGCAAGAGTCGCACGAAACTGTGGGTTCGAGAGCGTCATCGCTACGCCGATTCAGTACGAGGGCGTGCAAAGCGGCGCCCTCGGCGTGTACCTCTCCTCAACCCCGCCCGATCCCGACGAAGCGCGTGTGGTCGAGGAGTACGCCGAGACCGTCGGCTACGCGCTCCGGTCACTAGACCGCAAGCGCTCCCTGTTAGCCGACCAGAGTGTCCGGGTGGAGGTCACCGTTTCGGATCCGGGTGTCCCGCTACTCGCACTCGCCGGGACCCTGCCCGGTACTCCCCGGATCGAGTGTCCGTCCGTCGTCGGCCGGACCGACGGCTCGACGGTGTACCTCTGTCACTTCGATGGGCACTCACCCGAGGCGGTTGCCACAGCCGCTACCGACGTTTCCACCGTGACCGTCGATGATGTCGACGTGTCGGACGGATCGGTCCGCTGTGCGGTGGTTGCCGAGCCACCAACGCCCGAGGAGGTGCTCGGCTCCCAGGGAGTGCGCTTCGAGCGGACCATCGTCGAAGACGGCACGGCGACGGTGCGGGGGCGCGTCGGCGAGGAGCAGCCGGTCTCCGGTTTCCGATCGGCCCTCGAACGCGAGTTCGAGGGCGTCTCCGTGCAGACGATTTGGACCGACGACGACAGCGACCTGGTCACGACCCACCCGTTCGACGACCTCACCGACAAGCAACGCGAATACCTCCGCCACGCCTTCCACGAGGGGTACTTCGATCGGCCGCGGGGCGCGAACGGGACCGAGATCGCCGAGCGGCTCGGTATTGCGCGACAGACGTTCACCCAGCACCTGCGTACGGCCCAGCGGAAGGTCGTCGACCGGCTGCTGGACGAGTGGCACTCCGGCTAA
- a CDS encoding alpha/beta hydrolase, with protein MSVDDPAELEEQVESVQFPSKGLTLAGHLYTPDNSSSTPSPAIVIGHQTTAVKEQGPAEYAQRLVEQGYIVLTFDAAYQGESEGEPHGLEDPFQRAEDFRNAVSYLTTREEADSERIGVLGICGSGGYVPFAAQTDHRMKAVATVSAVDLARYFREPDPEAFQEMVKQAGALRSEEAVGFPAKLVSALPEPEEVDDSTPQTVREFVDYYKTPRGQHPRSTNKWVARSADLLDQFDAFADIDKIAPRPLLMIAGTEASTLPHSEDAIDQAGENAELVMLEGATYVDLYDKDEYVSPAVEKLTEFFDQHLTNA; from the coding sequence ATGTCAGTTGACGACCCAGCTGAACTGGAAGAACAGGTTGAGAGCGTCCAATTCCCGAGCAAGGGCCTGACGCTTGCCGGGCACCTCTACACACCGGATAATTCATCTTCGACGCCGTCCCCGGCCATCGTGATTGGGCACCAAACGACCGCAGTGAAAGAGCAGGGACCGGCCGAGTATGCCCAGCGGTTGGTCGAACAAGGGTACATTGTGCTCACATTCGACGCGGCCTACCAAGGAGAGAGCGAGGGCGAGCCCCACGGTCTAGAAGATCCGTTCCAGCGCGCAGAGGACTTCCGCAACGCCGTGTCTTACCTAACGACCCGCGAAGAGGCCGATTCCGAACGGATCGGCGTGCTCGGAATCTGCGGATCGGGCGGCTACGTCCCGTTCGCCGCACAGACCGACCACCGGATGAAGGCTGTGGCCACCGTCAGCGCAGTGGACCTTGCGCGATACTTCCGAGAGCCTGATCCCGAAGCATTCCAGGAGATGGTCAAACAGGCAGGCGCGTTGCGTAGCGAGGAGGCCGTCGGTTTCCCCGCTAAGCTGGTCAGTGCGCTGCCTGAACCGGAGGAAGTCGATGACTCGACTCCGCAGACCGTCCGTGAGTTTGTCGACTACTACAAGACGCCCCGCGGCCAGCACCCCCGGTCGACCAACAAGTGGGTGGCCCGCAGCGCCGACCTGCTCGATCAGTTCGACGCGTTCGCCGACATCGACAAGATCGCTCCACGACCCCTGCTGATGATCGCCGGTACTGAAGCATCCACGCTACCCCACAGTGAAGACGCGATCGATCAGGCCGGCGAGAACGCCGAACTCGTCATGCTCGAGGGTGCGACGTACGTTGACCTCTACGACAAGGACGAGTACGTCTCTCCGGCCGTGGAGAAGCTGACCGAATTCTTCGATCAGCATCTGACCAACGCCTAA
- a CDS encoding putative quinol monooxygenase, with product MIVLHASFPIAPEKREEALDLIEDLVERSQAEEGMIDYRATTDVNDPNVVRFFEQYEDEAAFEAHTRTDHFQEFEAALTDLLDGEPEIIQFEVDSATELEL from the coding sequence ATGATCGTACTTCATGCTTCGTTCCCGATTGCGCCCGAAAAGCGCGAGGAAGCACTCGACCTGATCGAGGATCTCGTCGAACGGTCCCAAGCCGAAGAGGGGATGATCGACTACCGGGCAACGACCGACGTCAACGACCCGAACGTGGTGCGATTCTTCGAGCAGTACGAGGACGAGGCCGCCTTCGAGGCACACACTCGGACCGACCACTTCCAAGAGTTCGAGGCCGCGCTCACCGACCTGCTCGACGGTGAGCCCGAAATCATCCAGTTCGAAGTCGACTCCGCAACCGAACTGGAACTGTAA